Proteins co-encoded in one Ruegeria sp. HKCCD4315 genomic window:
- a CDS encoding flavoprotein, with protein sequence MTTDQIANARSYIPSDADWTLIYKVLPGEAEVANPAVINPHFECIEVTGNTVLPAKGMYVVLRGVVQLRQNGQPLASADVGDYFYEEHLQISDIPVSLEALALDGTCLAYLSSDNWRKIPEEVRKPCFATMFGDLVSVQLQNFQQPINCCSVTAAALSMSALGFSCEVNDIFRECALPSSFVVNDGISLGELFDVACTYIHSQGLRDRVQVQAYFMDEDTTNVPLLLEAIDESNRLGGENDILVANFQVGVAHGKENMPGGHFAVIAKCNPSTGLVHMMDVHPEKYGKLWVTTIERLWKAMSDRDGTSMRSRGILRFSARAAVKTHLKTFKQRCNYVDSTRYLAKDPKKRRNLFRRATPNMNSLGVLAESLAIHGDNRVDEDELLRATEASFTEAVSRVATAKDMHEMAEKYLSQSENVHLGSTFQSFATRKDTSIQTPQDWFKEQLKSLNTNKDRHLMINIDFNRVTGIEAIRSPENVYRETALLEEFWCLCIAYDENTDVVTIVDMSPATSQVWQAPRGNIFRGLRDLEDPALVMIEEIDPPEDPSDVVSILKHNTMVLFYEDEDPWSYMLRSILSNIGATTVKQIDVGGRDPNMIRMRRQLVTLGERPDVPYLFFQGECISKSEELEDIVDMIRAGELQARMRKEGLPVSDLNETPSLEKNPFGYPKGVMNQVNVGKRNVLLCACGSSAADKIPELVERIVDAGHNVKLIPSVSAEKFFRDFGAERIDAKITHHDYYRDDDEWNFRYMKFDMPVRASHLALCDWADCVIVAPITCNTMGKVANGIADNLLTSVFVAWQYQKKPVILCPACNTNMWNNITTQNNVDKLKTLGVDFIGPREGRLSNGRMGIGMMATPDQIMEALADAFEELDDQKYRVCKWAREAAAADDINEWRRVFRAIDEGIVGVNIVDEAHGDSLLHYAAGGEGELNESGHDLGKPDYEAAQDLIKRDIDVNIVNDHGFTALHVAVMNKAPRMVEILLGAENMDATSCIDFVQGMTIEPEIRTMLDNWARDHNVKVADPEEGRDESFVAVQEPTYLYFTYGSLKQGFPNHEAHSKVLNDFVGPARTRQPMPLIVPKEPFCDNPNCGYLHRMATLVDQQGMGKQVSGEVYRVTESGLHELDKLEGYHGPNSTENVYVRKKINVVVNGVMKPAYAYVIAEPEKYLKNLRDGTSEMVSDYTLDMAQGEPKPGFEPVA encoded by the coding sequence GTGACCACAGATCAAATTGCCAATGCCAGATCATATATTCCAAGCGACGCAGACTGGACCCTGATTTACAAAGTCCTGCCGGGTGAGGCCGAAGTCGCGAACCCTGCTGTCATCAATCCACATTTTGAGTGTATCGAAGTGACCGGAAACACGGTCCTGCCCGCTAAGGGCATGTATGTTGTGCTGCGCGGTGTCGTTCAGTTGCGTCAAAATGGGCAACCGCTGGCCAGCGCAGATGTGGGCGATTATTTCTACGAAGAACACCTTCAGATCTCGGACATACCTGTCAGCCTTGAAGCACTTGCATTGGACGGCACATGTTTGGCCTATTTGTCGAGCGATAACTGGCGGAAGATACCGGAAGAGGTACGCAAACCCTGTTTTGCCACCATGTTCGGGGATTTGGTGAGCGTCCAGTTGCAGAATTTTCAGCAACCAATCAACTGTTGCAGCGTGACAGCCGCAGCGCTCAGCATGTCTGCGCTTGGGTTCAGTTGCGAGGTGAATGACATTTTCCGCGAATGCGCACTGCCGTCATCCTTTGTGGTGAATGACGGTATCTCGCTGGGGGAACTGTTTGACGTCGCCTGCACCTACATCCACTCGCAAGGGCTTCGGGACCGGGTTCAGGTTCAGGCCTATTTCATGGATGAAGACACAACCAACGTTCCCCTGCTGCTTGAGGCAATCGACGAATCCAATCGGCTGGGCGGAGAAAACGATATTCTAGTGGCGAATTTTCAGGTCGGTGTCGCCCATGGCAAAGAAAATATGCCAGGTGGCCATTTCGCCGTCATCGCCAAATGCAACCCAAGCACCGGTCTGGTGCATATGATGGACGTGCATCCTGAAAAATACGGCAAGCTTTGGGTCACAACGATCGAACGGCTGTGGAAGGCCATGTCGGACCGCGATGGAACCTCGATGCGGTCTCGGGGCATTCTGCGCTTCTCGGCACGCGCTGCGGTCAAAACCCACCTGAAAACGTTCAAACAACGATGCAACTACGTCGACAGCACGCGCTATCTGGCGAAAGATCCCAAAAAGCGCCGCAACCTGTTCCGCCGGGCGACGCCCAACATGAACTCGCTGGGTGTGCTGGCGGAAAGCCTGGCCATTCACGGCGACAACCGCGTGGACGAGGATGAGTTGCTGCGGGCGACCGAGGCCTCGTTCACCGAGGCCGTCAGCCGGGTCGCCACTGCAAAAGACATGCACGAAATGGCGGAAAAATACCTCAGCCAGTCTGAAAACGTGCATCTTGGCAGTACGTTCCAAAGCTTTGCTACCCGCAAGGACACATCGATCCAAACCCCGCAGGATTGGTTCAAGGAACAGTTGAAAAGCCTGAATACCAACAAAGATCGTCACCTGATGATCAACATCGATTTCAATCGCGTCACCGGTATCGAAGCGATCCGTTCGCCGGAAAACGTCTATCGGGAAACTGCCCTGCTGGAAGAGTTCTGGTGTCTTTGCATTGCCTATGACGAAAACACCGATGTTGTCACCATTGTAGACATGAGCCCCGCGACCTCTCAGGTCTGGCAAGCTCCACGCGGCAATATTTTTCGTGGCCTACGCGATCTGGAAGACCCCGCATTGGTGATGATCGAAGAAATCGACCCGCCCGAGGACCCAAGCGATGTTGTCAGTATCCTCAAGCACAACACGATGGTTCTGTTTTATGAAGATGAAGACCCCTGGTCCTATATGCTGCGCAGCATTCTGTCGAATATCGGCGCGACTACTGTCAAGCAAATCGACGTAGGCGGACGCGATCCCAATATGATCCGGATGCGGCGACAACTGGTAACGCTTGGTGAGCGACCAGACGTGCCGTATTTGTTTTTCCAAGGAGAGTGCATCAGCAAAAGCGAAGAGCTGGAAGACATAGTGGACATGATCCGGGCCGGCGAATTGCAGGCCAGGATGCGCAAAGAAGGACTGCCAGTTTCCGACCTGAATGAAACACCAAGCCTTGAGAAGAATCCTTTCGGCTATCCCAAAGGGGTGATGAATCAGGTCAACGTGGGCAAGCGCAACGTATTGTTGTGCGCCTGCGGCTCGTCTGCGGCAGATAAAATCCCTGAACTTGTCGAACGCATCGTCGATGCCGGGCACAACGTGAAACTGATCCCCTCGGTCTCGGCCGAAAAGTTCTTTCGCGATTTCGGGGCCGAGAGGATCGACGCCAAGATCACCCATCACGATTATTACCGCGACGATGATGAGTGGAATTTCCGCTATATGAAGTTTGACATGCCAGTGCGGGCCTCGCATCTGGCGCTGTGCGACTGGGCCGATTGCGTCATTGTGGCCCCTATCACCTGCAACACGATGGGAAAGGTGGCCAACGGTATTGCTGACAATCTTCTGACCTCGGTCTTTGTGGCATGGCAATACCAGAAGAAACCGGTGATCCTTTGCCCGGCTTGCAACACGAATATGTGGAACAACATCACCACGCAGAACAACGTCGACAAGCTGAAGACGCTGGGTGTCGACTTCATCGGTCCGCGCGAAGGGCGCTTGTCAAATGGTCGGATGGGTATCGGCATGATGGCCACGCCTGACCAGATCATGGAGGCTTTGGCAGACGCCTTCGAGGAGTTGGACGACCAGAAATACCGTGTCTGCAAATGGGCGCGCGAGGCCGCCGCCGCGGATGACATCAACGAATGGAGACGCGTGTTCCGCGCCATCGACGAAGGCATCGTCGGGGTCAATATCGTAGACGAAGCGCATGGCGATTCCTTGTTGCATTACGCAGCCGGTGGCGAAGGTGAACTGAACGAAAGCGGCCATGATCTGGGCAAACCGGACTATGAAGCTGCCCAGGACCTGATCAAACGCGATATCGACGTCAACATCGTCAACGATCACGGGTTCACTGCACTGCATGTGGCGGTAATGAACAAAGCGCCCAGGATGGTTGAAATCCTGCTGGGGGCTGAAAACATGGACGCGACCTCGTGCATCGATTTTGTGCAGGGCATGACGATCGAGCCCGAAATCCGAACCATGCTGGACAACTGGGCGCGCGATCACAACGTGAAGGTTGCTGACCCGGAAGAAGGCCGCGATGAAAGCTTTGTGGCGGTGCAAGAGCCGACATATCTGTATTTCACATATGGTTCGCTGAAACAGGGATTCCCGAACCACGAAGCGCACAGCAAAGTTCTAAACGACTTCGTGGGTCCGGCCCGCACTCGGCAACCCATGCCGCTGATCGTCCCGAAAGAGCCATTCTGTGACAATCCGAACTGCGGATACCTGCACCGTATGGCCACGCTTGTGGATCAACAAGGTATGGGCAAACAGGTCAGTGGTGAGGTCTATCGCGTGACGGAATCCGGCTTGCACGAGCTGGATAAGCTGGAAGGGTATCACGGTCCAAATTCGACCGAAAACGTGTATGTCCGCAAGAAGATCAATGTGGTCGTGAACGGTGTGATGAAGCCCGCATACGCCTATGTGATCGCGGAGCCAGAGAAATACCTGAAGAACTTGCGCGACGGCACGTCAGAGATGGTCAGTGATTACACGCTGGACATGGCGCAGGGCGAGCCAAAACCGGGGTTTGAACCTGTAGCTTAA
- a CDS encoding GMC family oxidoreductase, giving the protein MQFDYVIVGGGSAGSVLAHRLSEDPSIRVCVLEAGGRGDGMVVRVPSAVVAALPGRPRINNWAFETVPQPGLNGRRGYQPRGKALGGSSAINAMLYIRGQRQDYDGWADLGCDGWDWTSVLPYFKRAENNEQGADDMHGDSGPLHVSHQKEPRPVTRAFVEAAEQLQHHSTDDFNRGDNEGVGLYQVTQFHDPAKNGERCSAAAAYLFPALSRPNLTVVTHAHVKELTFEGRRASGVTYQKKGKGADFTVTATREVLLCAGALKSPQLLQLSGIGAEADLKPHGIAIRHELPGVGQNLQDHLDFILTYRSKDTNTFGIGPVGAARLLGHIHRWRKTGVSMAATPFAEGAAFLKTSPDLERPDIQLHFTIAMVDDHARKLHYGYGYGCHICKLRPDSRGTVGLRSADPMDTPNIDPAFLSDDRDIETMIKGARMTRDILEAPALAKYRHKEMFGTDTAQSDADWEKHIRARADTIYHPVGTCKMGQDPMAVVDPELRVHGIEGLRVVDASVMPTLVSGNTNAPTIMIAEKAADMIKAAAC; this is encoded by the coding sequence TTGCAATTCGACTATGTCATCGTTGGCGGAGGTTCTGCGGGATCTGTACTGGCACATCGCCTCAGCGAAGATCCCAGCATACGCGTGTGTGTGCTTGAGGCTGGAGGTCGCGGCGATGGCATGGTTGTCAGGGTACCGTCCGCTGTTGTTGCAGCTTTGCCGGGGCGTCCTCGAATTAACAACTGGGCCTTCGAGACCGTTCCGCAGCCCGGTTTGAATGGACGCAGGGGCTATCAACCACGTGGTAAGGCCCTGGGCGGTTCAAGTGCGATCAATGCGATGCTTTATATCCGGGGGCAACGACAAGACTATGATGGATGGGCGGACCTGGGGTGCGATGGGTGGGATTGGACCAGCGTATTGCCTTATTTTAAACGCGCTGAGAATAACGAGCAAGGCGCAGATGACATGCATGGCGATAGCGGACCTCTGCATGTCTCGCACCAAAAAGAACCGCGCCCTGTAACCCGCGCCTTTGTTGAAGCCGCTGAGCAATTGCAACACCACAGCACAGACGATTTCAATCGCGGTGATAATGAAGGCGTCGGGCTTTATCAGGTCACGCAGTTTCACGATCCGGCAAAGAATGGCGAGCGTTGCTCTGCGGCGGCGGCGTATCTGTTTCCAGCACTGAGCCGCCCCAACCTGACCGTCGTCACACATGCCCATGTCAAAGAACTGACGTTCGAAGGAAGACGTGCCAGCGGAGTGACCTATCAGAAAAAAGGCAAAGGCGCAGATTTCACTGTGACAGCCACGCGCGAAGTCTTGCTGTGCGCCGGTGCGTTGAAGTCGCCGCAACTGTTACAGCTATCCGGCATAGGTGCGGAAGCTGATCTGAAACCGCACGGAATCGCCATACGTCATGAGTTGCCGGGCGTTGGACAAAACCTGCAGGACCATCTGGACTTCATTCTCACGTACCGCAGCAAAGACACAAACACGTTCGGCATAGGACCTGTGGGGGCCGCCCGACTGCTTGGACATATTCACAGGTGGCGCAAGACAGGTGTATCCATGGCTGCCACCCCGTTTGCCGAAGGCGCGGCTTTTCTGAAAACCAGTCCAGATCTCGAGCGCCCGGATATTCAGCTGCATTTCACTATCGCAATGGTCGATGATCACGCTCGCAAACTGCACTACGGATACGGATATGGTTGCCATATCTGCAAGTTGCGCCCGGACAGCCGCGGAACAGTTGGGCTGCGCAGTGCTGACCCGATGGACACACCCAACATCGACCCGGCCTTTCTGTCAGACGACAGGGATATTGAGACCATGATCAAAGGGGCGCGTATGACACGGGACATCCTCGAAGCGCCCGCTTTGGCGAAATACCGACACAAAGAGATGTTCGGAACAGACACAGCCCAATCTGACGCGGATTGGGAAAAGCACATCCGCGCCCGCGCCGATACAATTTATCACCCGGTCGGCACCTGCAAAATGGGGCAGGACCCGATGGCGGTGGTGGATCCCGAACTGCGCGTACATGGCATAGAAGGGCTGCGCGTAGTCGACGCGTCGGTCATGCCAACACTTGTGTCTGGCAATACAAACGCGCCAACCATCATGATTGCGGAAAAAGCGGCGGACATGATCAAGGCAGCAGCGTGTTAA
- a CDS encoding SDR family oxidoreductase, which produces MTQTLFSFGHGYSAQALSRHIAPKGWRIFGTTRDNEGMAAIRDSGAEPLVWPGQEPTLDGVTHLLISTAPNAEGDPVLAALGEEIARRAAQFTWVGYLSTTAVYGDHQGGWVDEDTPPAPTAKRGKWRMLAEQQWSSIPGLPVHIFRLAGIYGPGRGPFSKLKRGGLRRIIKPGQVFSRIHVEDIAQILDASMTNPNPGRVYNVCDDEPVPPQDVIGYAAELQGLPLPPAVSFEEADLTPMARSFYNENKRVRNSRIKDELGVRLIYPNYRVGLDALMKGQ; this is translated from the coding sequence ATGACTCAGACGCTTTTCTCATTTGGCCATGGTTATTCCGCACAGGCCCTGTCCCGACATATTGCTCCGAAAGGCTGGCGCATTTTTGGCACCACACGTGACAACGAAGGCATGGCAGCCATCCGAGACTCGGGTGCCGAGCCGTTGGTCTGGCCTGGACAGGAACCGACTCTGGATGGGGTGACGCATCTGCTGATTTCGACCGCCCCGAATGCAGAAGGCGATCCGGTTTTGGCGGCGCTGGGTGAGGAAATTGCCCGCCGCGCGGCTCAATTCACATGGGTTGGGTATTTGTCGACAACTGCCGTTTATGGTGATCATCAAGGCGGATGGGTTGACGAAGACACGCCTCCGGCTCCGACCGCCAAACGCGGCAAATGGCGCATGCTGGCCGAGCAGCAATGGTCATCTATTCCCGGCCTGCCGGTACATATCTTCCGGCTGGCTGGCATCTATGGCCCGGGCCGAGGCCCCTTTTCCAAGCTTAAACGCGGTGGGTTGCGGCGTATCATCAAGCCGGGGCAGGTGTTTTCGCGCATTCACGTGGAAGACATCGCGCAAATCCTCGACGCCTCGATGACCAACCCCAACCCGGGTCGCGTCTACAATGTATGTGACGATGAACCCGTACCGCCCCAGGACGTCATCGGTTACGCTGCTGAGTTACAAGGTCTTCCCCTTCCGCCGGCGGTATCCTTTGAAGAAGCCGACCTGACGCCAATGGCGCGCAGCTTCTATAATGAGAACAAGCGTGTGCGGAACAGTCGGATCAAGGACGAGTTGGGCGTGAGATTGATCTACCCCAACTACAGGGTCGGGTTAGACGCTTTGATGAAAGGCCAATAG
- a CDS encoding DUF5928 domain-containing protein, whose amino-acid sequence MAKIAYILLCHKDPEAIIAQAEQLTAAGDCMAIHFDARASAAAYDQIRSALRENPNVTFAAKRIKCGWGEWSLVHATLNALKAAVEAFPRATHFYMLSGDCMAIKTAEYTHRFLDDRDKDFIESHDFFESNWIKTGMKEDRLIYRHHFNERTQPKLFYSAYEMQKRFGLTRGIPEDLQIMIGSQWWCLRRRTVEKILDFLRQRRDVIRFFSTTWIPDETFFQTLVRHLIPKGEIENRTPTFLMFSDYGMPVTFYNDHYDMLLGQDYLFARKISPEAHELKDRLGSLYASEGIEFPVSNEGRNLFAFLTGRGRIGRRFGQRFWEAGRALGPERELFVIVCKKWHVAKRLVDQIASETDIPCVEYLFNEEETQMPDLGGIETSLAKRSRHRRAVVRMLFDSFGSDQLVLCLDPANLDVLEDFCGDQAKTHVLEIECEYSDDYLIGHARRVGLAGENSPAENVAQLVPTLRNDLNYESQQIRAAGLENYLRLRETASRSENEAVIAGFLGVSQEKASAVMRLDYLFLD is encoded by the coding sequence ATGGCAAAGATTGCCTACATATTGCTGTGCCACAAGGACCCCGAGGCCATCATCGCGCAGGCCGAACAGCTGACCGCTGCGGGCGATTGCATGGCGATCCACTTTGATGCACGTGCAAGTGCTGCTGCGTATGACCAGATCCGTAGCGCGCTGCGCGAAAACCCCAATGTGACTTTCGCTGCAAAGCGCATCAAATGCGGGTGGGGAGAGTGGTCACTGGTGCACGCCACACTGAACGCCTTGAAGGCCGCGGTCGAGGCGTTCCCCCGCGCCACGCATTTCTACATGCTGTCTGGCGATTGCATGGCCATCAAAACTGCCGAATATACCCACCGTTTTCTGGATGATCGCGACAAGGATTTCATCGAAAGCCACGATTTCTTTGAAAGCAACTGGATCAAGACCGGCATGAAAGAAGACCGTCTGATCTATCGCCATCATTTCAATGAACGCACGCAGCCCAAACTGTTTTACTCCGCCTACGAGATGCAGAAACGTTTTGGTCTGACCCGGGGTATTCCCGAAGACCTGCAGATTATGATCGGCAGCCAATGGTGGTGCCTGCGCCGCCGCACCGTTGAGAAGATCCTGGACTTTTTGCGCCAGCGACGAGACGTGATCCGGTTTTTCTCAACCACCTGGATCCCGGACGAGACCTTCTTTCAGACATTGGTCCGCCATCTGATACCGAAGGGTGAGATCGAAAACCGCACACCAACCTTCCTGATGTTTTCAGACTACGGAATGCCGGTCACTTTCTACAACGATCACTATGACATGCTTTTGGGTCAGGACTATCTGTTTGCCCGAAAGATCAGCCCCGAAGCACACGAGCTAAAAGATCGCCTGGGGTCGCTTTATGCTAGTGAAGGGATTGAGTTTCCGGTCTCGAACGAAGGGCGCAACCTGTTTGCGTTTCTGACCGGACGCGGGCGCATTGGCCGCCGATTTGGACAACGTTTCTGGGAAGCCGGTCGCGCGTTGGGCCCCGAGCGCGAGCTTTTCGTCATCGTCTGCAAGAAATGGCACGTCGCCAAGCGACTGGTTGATCAGATCGCATCCGAAACCGATATCCCCTGTGTCGAGTACCTGTTCAACGAAGAAGAGACACAGATGCCCGATCTGGGCGGGATAGAAACGAGCCTTGCAAAACGCTCGCGCCACAGACGGGCCGTGGTGAGAATGTTGTTTGACAGTTTCGGGTCGGATCAACTTGTTCTGTGCCTCGACCCCGCCAATCTTGACGTGCTTGAGGATTTCTGCGGCGATCAGGCCAAAACCCATGTGCTCGAGATCGAATGCGAGTATTCGGACGACTATCTGATCGGCCATGCGCGCCGGGTCGGGCTGGCCGGAGAAAACAGCCCTGCAGAAAACGTGGCACAACTGGTGCCAACGCTGCGCAATGATCTGAACTATGAATCACAACAAATCCGGGCGGCCGGGCTTGAGAATTATCTGCGCCTGCGTGAAACGGCCTCGCGCAGCGAAAACGAGGCTGTCATCGCCGGGTTTCTTGGTGTGAGTCAGGAAAAGGCCAGCGCCGTAATGCGACTAGACTATCTGTTCCTCGATTAA
- a CDS encoding adenylate/guanylate cyclase domain-containing protein, with product MSQDLSKWLSAIGLSDYAQAFLDNKIDFSILPDLTAEDLIEIGVTAVGDRRRLLRAIETLDVAEAATMQDTAASIEPARRQVTVMFVDLTGFTKMSSDLDAEDLHALLNQFFGKVDNVVEKYGGRIDKHIGDAVMAVFGAPISHTNDTERAARAAAEIHAVLPTLTPPLSCHIGIASGQVIASTTGSQAHTEYTVTGDGVNLASRLTDISKGEETLVSHDIQRALGPLFVGESIGVQDIKGLNEPVEVWRLDRLARNIRTRRHKFIGRDREMSLFSATFDRCKRHGEGEVHVVLGEPGIGKTHLSEQVAELAKSLCYSIHNGVVMDFGAREGHSAIQSVARSVLGLDPSDGAKTGAAVAKEAVAKGWVSPSNAAHLNALLELEQDPGLAEVYAVMDNKTRLRGRRQVIDELLMARSQDAPLLIQIEDIHWASPDILAACAHIAAVTRQIPCVLMMTSRVEGDPIDRDWQMATEGALVSKLELAPMGEDQARQLVEEFTAIDPELLDTCVKRAGGNPLFLEQLLRNIDVLKQETVPGSIQGIVQSRLDALDRTSRSAIQAASVLGQRFSPEVLNYILGEGHLDTTNLIRSALIREAGADLMFAHALIRDGSYATLVKSERARLHRQAAKWFEDRDATLRAQHLDRAGANNAAQAYLDAADKLIHAFRFDDASPLIERALELPSPAGVRFDLLCARGETHRLQGLSNEALQEFRDAAGLAETDEQISRAHIGLAQAARQASLYQDALEALDTAEAAAERAGSERDVAQINYVRGNVYFPLGRDKEALSANERALTLARKLDSVRLEVGALSGFGDANFMKATMKTATGFYTQAVDRAREKGLVRDLAANLHNLSVARSYTGDVGQGRADANEAIEVSQKYFAFVPECVAQTCLGVAETFLGDLDRALEAFRVSAEIAERVGAKRLEAQALEHLARTQVYARQMDQALETGRRAVEIALEHGRNFVGPKALSALAMAETDPDEQMRLLNLGAEIIAEGCVGHSHLHFYPDASAVMLARGDWQAANDYADGLAAFTAGEPLPMVDLSIRQTRFLAECGQIGILPREHQSFANLQAEFAEMGITQSLLGPADFLTEQAGG from the coding sequence ATGTCTCAGGACCTGAGCAAGTGGCTAAGCGCAATTGGATTATCTGACTACGCACAAGCCTTTCTAGACAACAAGATCGATTTTTCCATTCTGCCAGACTTGACGGCAGAAGACTTAATTGAAATCGGGGTCACTGCGGTTGGTGATCGTCGAAGGTTGTTGCGTGCCATTGAAACTCTTGATGTGGCTGAAGCAGCAACAATGCAAGACACTGCGGCGTCTATAGAACCTGCGCGACGGCAGGTCACCGTGATGTTTGTTGACCTTACAGGGTTTACAAAAATGTCCAGTGACTTGGATGCCGAAGATTTGCACGCTTTGCTCAACCAGTTCTTTGGCAAAGTGGACAATGTTGTTGAGAAATATGGGGGGCGCATAGACAAGCATATTGGCGATGCGGTCATGGCTGTTTTTGGCGCGCCGATATCACATACAAATGACACAGAACGGGCAGCCAGAGCGGCGGCCGAGATACATGCAGTATTGCCAACACTGACACCACCACTGTCCTGTCATATCGGTATTGCTTCGGGGCAGGTCATTGCCAGCACAACCGGCAGCCAGGCGCACACAGAATACACTGTTACCGGCGATGGGGTCAATTTAGCCTCGCGTTTGACCGACATCTCAAAAGGTGAAGAAACGCTTGTTTCTCACGACATCCAACGCGCCTTGGGTCCGCTGTTTGTAGGCGAGTCTATCGGTGTGCAGGATATCAAAGGATTGAATGAACCCGTCGAAGTCTGGCGTCTGGACCGTTTGGCCCGGAACATTCGGACAAGACGGCATAAGTTCATCGGGCGCGATCGTGAGATGTCGTTATTTTCGGCAACGTTTGACCGCTGCAAACGGCACGGCGAAGGCGAAGTCCACGTGGTTCTGGGCGAACCGGGTATCGGCAAGACGCATTTGTCCGAGCAGGTGGCCGAGCTGGCCAAAAGCCTGTGCTATTCGATCCACAATGGCGTTGTTATGGACTTTGGTGCGCGTGAAGGGCACTCGGCCATTCAGTCCGTGGCCCGCAGTGTTCTGGGACTTGATCCGTCGGATGGGGCAAAAACTGGCGCCGCCGTGGCCAAGGAAGCGGTCGCCAAAGGCTGGGTCAGCCCATCTAATGCAGCGCATCTCAACGCTTTACTTGAGCTTGAGCAAGATCCGGGTTTGGCCGAGGTTTATGCCGTCATGGACAACAAGACACGGTTGCGTGGGCGCAGGCAGGTCATTGATGAGTTGTTGATGGCCCGCAGTCAAGACGCACCCTTGCTGATCCAGATCGAAGATATCCATTGGGCGTCACCCGACATTCTCGCAGCCTGCGCACATATCGCAGCAGTAACGCGGCAAATCCCTTGTGTCTTGATGATGACCAGTCGGGTTGAAGGGGACCCGATCGATCGAGACTGGCAAATGGCCACAGAGGGCGCGCTTGTCTCTAAACTAGAGTTAGCCCCAATGGGGGAGGACCAGGCGCGGCAGCTGGTCGAAGAATTTACTGCCATCGATCCCGAGCTTTTGGACACTTGCGTCAAACGCGCCGGTGGCAACCCTCTGTTCCTGGAACAGTTGCTGCGCAACATTGATGTGCTCAAGCAGGAAACGGTTCCCGGAAGCATCCAAGGCATCGTGCAGTCACGTTTGGATGCACTTGATCGCACAAGCCGCAGCGCCATTCAGGCGGCGTCAGTGCTGGGGCAGAGATTCTCACCCGAGGTTCTGAATTACATTCTCGGCGAAGGGCATCTGGATACCACAAATCTGATCCGCTCGGCCCTGATACGAGAGGCAGGTGCAGACCTTATGTTTGCGCACGCGCTGATCCGGGACGGATCTTATGCCACGTTGGTTAAATCCGAACGCGCGCGCTTGCATCGACAGGCGGCCAAATGGTTCGAAGATCGTGATGCGACCCTGCGCGCACAGCATCTGGACCGGGCGGGTGCCAACAACGCGGCGCAAGCCTATCTGGACGCAGCCGACAAGCTGATTCACGCGTTCCGGTTCGACGACGCCAGCCCGTTGATCGAACGCGCTTTGGAACTGCCGTCACCCGCAGGCGTCCGGTTTGACCTGCTGTGTGCACGGGGTGAGACGCACCGTCTGCAGGGCCTGTCTAACGAAGCTTTGCAGGAGTTCCGGGACGCGGCGGGTCTTGCGGAGACGGATGAGCAAATTAGCCGGGCGCATATTGGCCTTGCACAGGCAGCGCGACAGGCCAGCCTGTATCAGGACGCGCTTGAGGCGCTGGACACAGCTGAAGCTGCGGCTGAGCGTGCTGGCTCCGAACGGGACGTGGCCCAGATCAACTATGTGCGCGGCAATGTGTATTTCCCCTTGGGTCGCGACAAGGAAGCACTGAGTGCGAATGAGCGGGCTCTCACGCTGGCCCGCAAACTGGATTCCGTTCGCCTTGAAGTGGGGGCGCTCAGCGGATTTGGTGATGCCAACTTCATGAAAGCCACCATGAAAACGGCGACTGGCTTTTACACGCAAGCTGTTGACCGTGCGCGTGAAAAGGGGCTGGTTCGGGATTTGGCGGCCAATCTGCACAACCTGAGCGTCGCGCGCAGCTACACGGGGGATGTCGGGCAGGGGCGCGCAGACGCAAACGAAGCCATCGAAGTTTCGCAGAAGTATTTTGCTTTTGTGCCCGAATGTGTGGCTCAGACCTGCCTGGGTGTGGCCGAAACGTTTTTGGGCGATCTTGATCGAGCGCTAGAAGCATTCCGGGTTTCGGCCGAAATTGCTGAGCGTGTCGGGGCAAAACGGCTTGAGGCACAAGCGCTGGAGCATCTGGCCCGCACGCAGGTTTATGCTAGGCAAATGGATCAGGCTTTGGAAACAGGCCGACGGGCGGTTGAGATTGCACTGGAACATGGGCGGAATTTTGTAGGGCCCAAAGCACTTTCGGCGTTGGCGATGGCCGAAACCGACCCGGATGAACAAATGCGCCTGTTGAATTTGGGGGCTGAGATTATCGCAGAAGGGTGTGTCGGCCATAGTCATCTGCATTTTTACCCCGATGCCAGCGCAGTCATGCTGGCGCGAGGTGATTGGCAAGCGGCGAATGACTATGCGGATGGGCTGGCGGCCTTTACGGCAGGGGAACCTTTGCCAATGGTCGATTTGTCCATCCGCCAGACGCGTTTTTTGGCGGAATGCGGGCAAATTGGCATCCTGCCACGCGAACATCAGAGTTTTGCCAATCTGCAAGCCGAGTTTGCCGAGATGGGAATTACTCAATCCCTGCTGGGGCCCGCTGATTTTCTGACGGAACAGGCAGGAGGCTGA